CATCCCGACCTGCATCTGCTGCGGCGCATCGCCAAGCCGGACGGCAAGAGCTTCACCAGCAATATCCCGGTCGATCTCGTGCGCCGGATCATCGACCGCTTCGGCTCCAGCGCGGGCGAGGGCGGCTGGCGCGTCGCGATCGTCGATTCAGCCGAGGACCTCGACCGGCCAGGCGCTAACGCCCTGCTGAAATTGCTCGAGGAGCCGCCGCCGCGCTGCCTCTTCCTGATCGTCGCCCATGCGCCCGGCCGCGTCCTGCCGACGATCCGTTCGCGCTGCCGGCTGCTGTCCTTCGAGCCGCTCAGCGAGGACGACGTCGCCCAGGCCGGCGCGATCGCGCTGGAGCGCATGCGCCTGCCCTATGACGCCTCGGCGCTCGGCCGCGCCGCCACTCTGTCCGAAGGCTCGGTCAAGCGGACGCTGACCTATGTCGACCCGGAAACGCTGGCGCTGGTCGAAGCGGTAAGGGCGCGGCTCGACGCATTGCCCGCGGTCGACCTGACCGCGCTGCTGGCGCTCGGCGAGGATGTCGCGGGCAGGGCGGGCGAAGCCGATTTCGCGGTCATGATCGAGACCGTGCAGGGCTGGCTCGGCGCGCACCTCCATGCGCATGCCGCTGCCGGCCCGGCCCGGCTTGCGCCCCTCGCGGAGGTGTGGGAGAGACTTGCACGCGCCGCGAACGAGGTCGAAACCTACAATCTCGATCGCCGCCCCCTCGTCATGTCGCTGTTTCACGATCTGTCGGAGGCGGTTTCCCGTTCGCGCGCGGCCTGAAACCAGTTGAAACGACCGGACAGACCATGGCCTCGGCCCCGAAGTTCTATCTGACGACCGCGATCCACTACACCAACGGCCCGCCGCATATCGGCCACGCCTATGAGATGGTGTCGGCGGACGCGATCGCCCGCTTCAAGCGCCTCGACGGCTATGACGTCTTCGCCATGACCGGCACCGACGAGCACGGCCAGAAGGTGCAGCGCACCGCTGCGCAAAACGGGCTCTCGCCGAAGGATTTCGTCGACGGCATCGCCGTGCGCTTCGAGGAGATGGAGCGGCGGCTCGGCTGCTCGTTCGACCGCTTCATCCGCACCACCGACGCCGACCACCTGCCCTCGACGCAGGAGCTCTGGCGCCGGATGGAGGCCAATGGCGATATCTACCTCGCCAAATATTCCGGCTGGTACTCGGTCCGGGACGAGGCCTTCTATGGCGAGGAGGAGACGACCCTCCAGCCTGACGGCACGCGCCTGGGCGGGCAGGGCACGCCAGTCGAATGGGTCGAGGAGGAGAGCTATTTCTTCCGTCTGAAGTCCTATCAAGACAAGCTGCTCGCCCTCTATCGCGACGTGCCGGACTTCGTCTCGCCGGAGACGCGCCGCAACGAGATCGTCTCCTTCGTCCAGGGTGGGCTCGAGGATCTCTCGATCAGCCGCACCACCTTCGACTGGGGCTTGGCCGTCCCGGGCGATCCGAAGCATGTGATGTATGTCTGGGTCGACGCGCTCAACAACTACGTCACCGGCTGCGGCTTCCCGGACGAGAGCGATCCGCGCTGGCACTACTGGCCGGCCGATGTCCATATCATCGGCAAGGACATTGTGCGCTTCCACACGGTCTACTGGCCGGCCTTCCTGATGTCGGCGGGATTGCCGCTGCCGAAGCGCGTCTTCGGCCACGGCTTCCTGCTGAACAAGGGCGCCAAGATGTCGAAATCGGTCGGCAACGTCGTCGACCCGTTCGGGCTGGCAGATGCCTATGGCGTCGACCAGCTCCGCTATTTCTTCCTGCGCGAGGTCTCGTTCGGCCAGGACGGCAACTACAGCCACGAGGCCATCGTCGGGCGCATCAACGCCGACCTAGCCAACGATCTCGGCAATCTGGCGCAGCGCTCGCTGTCGATGATCGCCAAGAACTGCGAGGGCAGGGTGCCGTCGGCCGGTACGCTGACGGAAGGCGACCGCGCCATGCTGGCGCAGGCCGACGGGCTGCTGGCGAAGACGCGCGCCGCCATGCAGGATTTCGCCCTGCATGTCGTGCTGGCGGACATCTGGGCCGTGGTCGCCGAGGCCAATCGCTATTTCGCCAACAACGAGCCGTGGAAGCTCTCCAAGAGCGACCCGGCCCGGCGCGATACGGTGCTCTACGTCACGATCGAGACGATCCGGCAGATCGCGATCCTGACCCAGCCGGTGATGCCGCAGGCCATGGCCAGGCTGCTCGACCTGTTGGCGGTTCCCGCGGAGGCGCGCAATTTCGCGTCGCTCGGCGAGGCCGGCCGCCTGAGCTCAGGCACGGCGCTACCGGCGCCGAGCGCGGTCTTCCCGCGCTATGTCGAGCCGGAAGGCGGCGAGGCGGCCTGATGCTGATCGATACGCATTGCCATCTCGATTTCCCGGATTTTGCCGAGGAGGTCGCGACTTATGTCGGCCGCGCCGAAGCGGCCGGCGTCGGCCGGATGGTGACGATCTCGACCCGCGTCGCGCGCTTTGCGGCCTATGCGGCGCTGGCCGAGCGTTTCCCGTCGGTCTGGTGCACGGTCGGCACGCATCCGCATGGCGCCCATGAGGAGCTCGACGTCGCCGCCGGGCAACTGGTTGCGCTGTCACGCCATCCGCGCTGTGTCGCCATCGGCGAGGCCGGGCTCGACTATCACTACGACAAGAGCCCGCGCGAGGCGCAGGAACAAGGCCTGCGCACCCATATCGCCGCGGCCCGCGAGACCCAGTTGCCGCTGGTGATCCATTCGCGCGAGGCCGATGAGGACATGGCGGCGATCCTGCGCGAGGAAATGGGGAAGGGCGCCTTCCCCGCCATCCTGCACTGCTTCACCGCTGGCGAGATGCTGGCCCGCACCGGCGTCGAACTCGGGCTCTACGTCTCCTTCTCCGGCATCCTGACCTTCAAGACCTCGCAGGCGCTACGCGATATCGCGCGCGATATCCCGATGGAGCATCTGCTGGTCGAGACCGACGCGCCCTACCTCGCTCCGACGCCCTATCGCGGCAAGCGTAACGAACCGTCCTATGTCGTCGAGACCGCGAAGGTTCTGGCTGAGGTCAAGGGCGTCTCCTTCGATGAGATCGCCAGGATCACGACCGAGAACGCCAGGCGCTGCTACTGGAAGATGGACCACGCCGCGCCCGTGGCGCGGGTCGCCTGAGGCTTGCGCCGCCGCATGAGCCTGACCGTCACCATCCTCGGCTGCGGCTCATCCGGCGGCGTGCCGCGACCGGGTTCCGGTTGGGGCGCCTGCGATCCGAACAATCCGAAGAACCGGCGCCGGCGCTGCTCGCTACTGGTCGAGCGCCGCGGCGCGGACGGCGCGACGAGCGTGCTGATCGACACCACGCCGGACCTGCGCGAGCAGCTCCTGTCAGCCGAGATCAACCGGCTCGACGCGACGCTGTTCAGCCACGACCATGCCGACCACACCCATGGCATCGACGATCTGCGCGCGCTCGTGCTGCATATGCGCAAGCGCATCCCGGTCCACGCCGATGCCGTAACGGCCGCGACGCTGCGCCAGCGCTTCGGCTATCTGTTCGAGACGCCGCCCGGCAGCTTGTATCCGCCGATCCTCGATCTGAAGCCGCTCGCAGCCGGCGAACCGCTCGTGATCGACGGCGCTGGCGGACCGATCGAGACATTGCCGTTCCGCCTCGAGCACGGCCCGAACTATGACGCGCTCGGCTTCCGCTTCGGCGATTTTGCCTATGCGCCTGATGTCAGCGCGATCCCGCCAGAAGCGATGGCGGCGATGAGCGGGCTCGACACGCTCGTCCTCGACTGCCTGCGTGAATCGCCGCATCCCAGCCACTTCAATCTCGAACAGTCGCTGGAAGCGATCGCACAGATGAAGCCGCGCCGCGCGATCCTGACCAACCTCCATGTCGATCTCGATTATGCCAACCTGTCCAAGCGCTTGCCGGACAACATTGAAGCAGCGTTCGATGGCATGAAGCTGACGGTCGAGAGATAGGCTGGCATCGAAGCGGCATTTCCGGGTGTCAATTTAAGTTCCATAATATGTCTTATGCGAATCGAATTTAGGCTGGTGGAGCGCCTCGCTCTCCAGTCCCTCCACTCTGTCATCCAACGCCTGGCGCAACTGCACCAGGCGTCGAAGCGATGAGCTGACCACGTTGAACGCACGCGCCATCACGAGGCGCGCGCGCTTCACGCCATGACCATCTCTTCCCGCTTCTCGGGAAACGGCCGGAAGGTCCACAGGATCAGCATCGCCGCCAGACCCAGGATCCAGGAGCCGACATACATCGGCGCGTAGGTGCCGAACCGGTCATAGATCACGCCGCCGAGCAGCGGGCCGGTCGACATGCCGAGGCTGCCGGCCATCGCCGTGCCGCCGATGATCGTGCCCATCATCTTCAGCGGGAAATTCTCGCGGATGATCACCGCATAGAGCGGCATGGTGCCGGCGTAGATGAAGCCGACGATCACCGCCACGGCATAGAAGCCGCCGAGCTCGCCGACGAAGGCATAGGCCAGCACGCCGAAGGCTTGGGCCAGTAGTCCGAGGATCAGGACTCGCTGCGCGCCGAACCGGTCTCCCGCCAGACCGAAGCCGAGCCTGCCGAACATGCCGGCCAGCCCCTCGACGCTATAGATCGACACGGCCGCGAGCATCGGGATGCCACAGGTCACGGCATAGCTCACCGTGTGGAAGATCGGCCCGGAATGGGTGGCGCAGCAGAAGAAGTTCGCCAGCATGAGCGTGACGAACTGCGGCGAGCGCACCGCCTGGCCGACGCTCATCTCCGATTGGGGTTCGACTGCCGTCTCGGCCTGCATACCGCCTGCCTCCAAGGCGGGCGGGCGCCGTACGAGGAGCGCCGCGGGGATCATCAGTGCCGCCGCGATGCCGGCGATGATCTGCATCGAGGCACGCCAGTCATGGATGGTGACCAGCCAGGCTGCGAGCGGCGCCATGGTCATCGGCGCCATGCCCATGCCAGCGGAAACGAGCGAGACTGCAAGGCCACGCTGCGTGTCGAACCAGCCGGTGACGCAGGCCATCATCGGCGCAAAGACGGCCGCAGTCGCCGCACCGACGAAAAGGCCGAAGAGCAGCTGGAATTCGACCAGCGAACCCGCCCTGCTCGCGAGCGCCAGGCTCGCAGCCAGGACGATCGATCCGGTCAGCACCACCGGGCGCGGCCCATAGCGGTCGGAGAGATTGCCCCAGACCATGCTGGCCGCCGCCATGGCGAGGAAGCCGATCGTCATCGCCGTGGAAATGCCGGTGACCGACCAGCCGGTATCCTGCGACATCGGCCGCAGGAAGACCGGCAACGAGAACATGGCGCCGATCGCGACGCAGCCGAGCAGGCCGCCTGCGGCGACGATCACCCAGCGATAGGATTGGTTCATGGTCTTCTCCGGGATGTTCGATGAGCGCCCCGGTCAGCCGTCCTGGGCCTCGCAGGTGCGCTCGGTATCGCAAGGACGCATCGGCCTTCGCCCTGCCGACATCCCGTCGCTTTTTTTTGCGGATCCGGCCGGCTCAGCCCTGCGGCGGCTTCCAGTCGGCCGACGGGATAGTGTTGACCATCCACGGGATCCCGAACTTGTCGACGAGAGAGCCGAAGCCGGGCGACCAGAAGGTTTCGCTGAACGGCATCACTGCCCTGCCCCCGTCAGCCAACTGCTCGAACCAGCGCTGGCCCTGGGCCTTGTCGTCGGTGTGCAGTGTCACGTCGAAGCCGTTCTTGGGCTTGTCGATGTTATGGGCCCAGGCGGTGTCCATGTCGGCGCCCATCAGCGCCTGATCGCCGACCTCGAGCCAGCAATGCATCAGCCAGCTCTTGTACTTCTCGTCGGTGATCGGCATGCCCGGAGGACCGTCGCCATAGGGCATGGCGGCGGTTATCTTGCCGCCCAGGATCTTGGCGTAGAACTCGAACGCCTCGCGGCACTGACCCTGGAAGCTCAGGCTGGTCACGATCTTCATGGTCGTCTCCCATTTTTCGTTTGCGATCGGCGCAAAGCGGACGGCATCGACCGACCGGAACGCGCCCAGGATAGTCGAGCCCCAGCCCGCGCTTTTGGCGAAGCCATCATTGTCCGAGGGCATCGCAGCAGGTCTTCGCCAACCAGCGATTGCCCATGCGGCTCCAGCTCATCGCCAAACGCATCCTGGCGAAGAAGGTTCAAGCCAGCTGCCATGCACAACAAGCTCGGCGTTTTATGTACGTTGGTATCAACGTAAATGACCGACGAATGTCAATCTCCGCGGTCAACACTCCTGCCAACCCATTGGCTTCGACGTGATGCAAAACGCCCGGATTTCCCGGCCGATTCCGGTCACGGCGATCCTGACAGCCGCACACGCTCGGCTGCCCTGCTCCGTGTCTCAGCGCTGGCGAAACGCGCTGTGGCGCTCCTCGCGTTCCTGCGCGAACGCTTCTCCGATCCGCGCTCGCGCGTCATGAGCGCCAAATGGCTCGCCGCAAGCCGAGCAGGTCAAGGTGAGGCTTGTCGCCTGCCCGCAGCCGCAATGAACCACCTCAAGCGCAGGCGGATCGCCGGCCTCGAAGCCGCCCCAGCTTTCGCCCCATGACTTGAGGCCGAGCAGGATCGGGTAGAGGGCGAGCCCCTTCTCCGTCAGGCGGTATTCATGCCTAGCCGGACGGTCGCTGTAGCGGCGCCGGCAGATTACGCCGTCGCTCTCCAGACGCTTGAGACGGCTGGAGAGCAGATGGGACGACATGCCGGTCTGGGCCTGGAATTCCTCGAAACGCCGCGTCGCCAGGAAGAGCTCGCGCAGGATGAGCATCGTCCAGCGATCGCCGACGACCGCGAGCGCACGCGCGATGGGGCAGAGAGTGCCTCCGACCTCGGACCAGCCCATATTGACTCCCTTCAAAAATTGAAGTGACTTTGCCTGCATCGGCTTGCCCAGACAAGAGGAAGGCCCATGCACATGAAGGACGGTGCGCCTGCCCGAACCGAGCCGCGATATCTTGAGGACTTCGACGCTGGCGACCGCATCGCCTCCGGCAGTTTCGAGATGACGGCGGAACTGATCCGATCCTTTGCCGAGTTCTACGACCCGCAGCCCATGCATATCGATGAGGCTGCAGCCCGCCAGACGATCTTCGGCGAGTTGGTCGGCAGCGGCTGGCAGACGCTGGCGATCACCATGCGGCTTCTCGTCGATGCCAGGCTGCTCGGCGGCAATCCCATCGTCGGCGCCGAATTCGCGAACCTGCGTTTCCACCGCCCGGTGCGCCCGGGCGACGGCCTCAAGGCGACCGCCGAGGTGCTCCGGACCCGCCCGTCACGCAGCCGCCCGGATCGCGGGTTCATGGACCTTGAGGTCACCACGACAAACCAGCGCGACGAGACTGTTCTCACCCAGGTCTGGACCCTGATCGTACCGACACGCGCGACAGCTGGCAGCTGACGAGCCGGCAGACCCTGCTTTGGTCGGGTTGCCATTCAGGCGTCGCGATGCCCTAATCTGCCGCAACGCTCGGCATTTCGCCTGAAGCGATCGCAAGGACCTTGAAGAGTCCGGACAGTCCAAGGGAGATCAAATCGATGTCGAAGTCCGGCTGGCTCGGCGCGCTGGCGCTCGCCACCCTCACCCAGCTCGTCCCGGCGACGCCGGCAACGGCTCAGGCCTGGCCGCAGCGGCCCGTCAGCTTCATCGTGCCGTTCCCGGCCGGCGGCGGCACCGACGCCTTCGCCCGTCCCCTCGCCGCCCAGCTCGAACAGCAGCTCGGCCAGCGCATCCTGATCGACAATCGCGGCGGTGCCGGCGGCACGGTCGGCGCCTCGGCCGCCTCCAAGGCCGCGTCCGACGGCTACACCTTCTTCATCGGTGCCGCGCACCACGCCATCGCGCCGGCGCTCTACCCGAAGCTCGACTACAACATCCAGACCGATTTCATCCCGATCGGGGTGATCGCCCAGCCGCCGCAGGTCGTGGTCGTCCATCCCGGCAAGGTCCAGGCCAAGACGCTGGCGGAACTGATCGACTTCGCCAAGAAGAACCCCGACAAGCTGAACTATGGCTCGGCCGGAAACGGCACCACGCACCACCTCGCCGGCGAATTGTTCAAGCTCACCACCAAGATCAATCTGACCCATGTCCCCTATCGCGGCGCCGGTCCGCTGATGCAGGATCTCGTCGCCGGCCAGGTCGACCTCGCTTTCGACGGGCTCGGCTCTTCCGCCGCGCAGATCTCCAGCGGCACGCTGCGAGCGCTCGCCGTCGCCGCGCCCAAGCGCGCCAGCGCCTTCCCCGATGTCCCGACCACGGCCGAAGCCGGCGTGCCGGGCTACGAGGTCTCGACCTGGTATGCGATGTGGGCGCCGAAGAACACGCCGCCCGAGATCGTCGCGAAGATGACGGCCGAGCTGCAGAAAGCGCTGGCTACGCCCATGGTGACCGAGGCCTGGAAGAAGAACGGCTCGGAAATCCCGAACCTCTACGGCCCCGCCTTCGGCGACTTCGTCAAGGTCGAGGTCGCGCGCTGGGGCAAGGTCGTGGCCGAGGCCAACGTCAAGCCTGATTGATCTGTCCGGCGGTCACCCG
This genomic interval from Bosea sp. 29B contains the following:
- a CDS encoding DNA polymerase III subunit delta', which gives rise to MIESSNEPDRLPNAPHPRETLALIGHQRQEEAFLTALRSGRMHHGWLLGGPEGVGKASFAYRAARFMLADGDPLRRAEAARDLAVPETDGATRKIAAQSHPDLHLLRRIAKPDGKSFTSNIPVDLVRRIIDRFGSSAGEGGWRVAIVDSAEDLDRPGANALLKLLEEPPPRCLFLIVAHAPGRVLPTIRSRCRLLSFEPLSEDDVAQAGAIALERMRLPYDASALGRAATLSEGSVKRTLTYVDPETLALVEAVRARLDALPAVDLTALLALGEDVAGRAGEADFAVMIETVQGWLGAHLHAHAAAGPARLAPLAEVWERLARAANEVETYNLDRRPLVMSLFHDLSEAVSRSRAA
- the metG gene encoding methionine--tRNA ligase, producing MASAPKFYLTTAIHYTNGPPHIGHAYEMVSADAIARFKRLDGYDVFAMTGTDEHGQKVQRTAAQNGLSPKDFVDGIAVRFEEMERRLGCSFDRFIRTTDADHLPSTQELWRRMEANGDIYLAKYSGWYSVRDEAFYGEEETTLQPDGTRLGGQGTPVEWVEEESYFFRLKSYQDKLLALYRDVPDFVSPETRRNEIVSFVQGGLEDLSISRTTFDWGLAVPGDPKHVMYVWVDALNNYVTGCGFPDESDPRWHYWPADVHIIGKDIVRFHTVYWPAFLMSAGLPLPKRVFGHGFLLNKGAKMSKSVGNVVDPFGLADAYGVDQLRYFFLREVSFGQDGNYSHEAIVGRINADLANDLGNLAQRSLSMIAKNCEGRVPSAGTLTEGDRAMLAQADGLLAKTRAAMQDFALHVVLADIWAVVAEANRYFANNEPWKLSKSDPARRDTVLYVTIETIRQIAILTQPVMPQAMARLLDLLAVPAEARNFASLGEAGRLSSGTALPAPSAVFPRYVEPEGGEAA
- a CDS encoding TatD family hydrolase, with translation MLIDTHCHLDFPDFAEEVATYVGRAEAAGVGRMVTISTRVARFAAYAALAERFPSVWCTVGTHPHGAHEELDVAAGQLVALSRHPRCVAIGEAGLDYHYDKSPREAQEQGLRTHIAAARETQLPLVIHSREADEDMAAILREEMGKGAFPAILHCFTAGEMLARTGVELGLYVSFSGILTFKTSQALRDIARDIPMEHLLVETDAPYLAPTPYRGKRNEPSYVVETAKVLAEVKGVSFDEIARITTENARRCYWKMDHAAPVARVA
- a CDS encoding MBL fold metallo-hydrolase, which gives rise to MSLTVTILGCGSSGGVPRPGSGWGACDPNNPKNRRRRCSLLVERRGADGATSVLIDTTPDLREQLLSAEINRLDATLFSHDHADHTHGIDDLRALVLHMRKRIPVHADAVTAATLRQRFGYLFETPPGSLYPPILDLKPLAAGEPLVIDGAGGPIETLPFRLEHGPNYDALGFRFGDFAYAPDVSAIPPEAMAAMSGLDTLVLDCLRESPHPSHFNLEQSLEAIAQMKPRRAILTNLHVDLDYANLSKRLPDNIEAAFDGMKLTVER
- a CDS encoding MFS transporter encodes the protein MNQSYRWVIVAAGGLLGCVAIGAMFSLPVFLRPMSQDTGWSVTGISTAMTIGFLAMAAASMVWGNLSDRYGPRPVVLTGSIVLAASLALASRAGSLVEFQLLFGLFVGAATAAVFAPMMACVTGWFDTQRGLAVSLVSAGMGMAPMTMAPLAAWLVTIHDWRASMQIIAGIAAALMIPAALLVRRPPALEAGGMQAETAVEPQSEMSVGQAVRSPQFVTLMLANFFCCATHSGPIFHTVSYAVTCGIPMLAAVSIYSVEGLAGMFGRLGFGLAGDRFGAQRVLILGLLAQAFGVLAYAFVGELGGFYAVAVIVGFIYAGTMPLYAVIIRENFPLKMMGTIIGGTAMAGSLGMSTGPLLGGVIYDRFGTYAPMYVGSWILGLAAMLILWTFRPFPEKREEMVMA
- a CDS encoding VOC family protein codes for the protein MKIVTSLSFQGQCREAFEFYAKILGGKITAAMPYGDGPPGMPITDEKYKSWLMHCWLEVGDQALMGADMDTAWAHNIDKPKNGFDVTLHTDDKAQGQRWFEQLADGGRAVMPFSETFWSPGFGSLVDKFGIPWMVNTIPSADWKPPQG
- a CDS encoding helix-turn-helix domain-containing protein, whose product is MHGLRVVELGKGSDQFRRHLETAGGDAVASVEVLKISRLGSGRRTVLHVHGPSSCLGKPMQAKSLQFLKGVNMGWSEVGGTLCPIARALAVVGDRWTMLILRELFLATRRFEEFQAQTGMSSHLLSSRLKRLESDGVICRRRYSDRPARHEYRLTEKGLALYPILLGLKSWGESWGGFEAGDPPALEVVHCGCGQATSLTLTCSACGEPFGAHDARARIGEAFAQEREERHSAFRQR
- a CDS encoding MaoC family dehydratase, giving the protein MASGSFEMTAELIRSFAEFYDPQPMHIDEAAARQTIFGELVGSGWQTLAITMRLLVDARLLGGNPIVGAEFANLRFHRPVRPGDGLKATAEVLRTRPSRSRPDRGFMDLEVTTTNQRDETVLTQVWTLIVPTRATAGS
- a CDS encoding tripartite tricarboxylate transporter substrate binding protein; its protein translation is MSKSGWLGALALATLTQLVPATPATAQAWPQRPVSFIVPFPAGGGTDAFARPLAAQLEQQLGQRILIDNRGGAGGTVGASAASKAASDGYTFFIGAAHHAIAPALYPKLDYNIQTDFIPIGVIAQPPQVVVVHPGKVQAKTLAELIDFAKKNPDKLNYGSAGNGTTHHLAGELFKLTTKINLTHVPYRGAGPLMQDLVAGQVDLAFDGLGSSAAQISSGTLRALAVAAPKRASAFPDVPTTAEAGVPGYEVSTWYAMWAPKNTPPEIVAKMTAELQKALATPMVTEAWKKNGSEIPNLYGPAFGDFVKVEVARWGKVVAEANVKPD